A single genomic interval of Gossypium raimondii isolate GPD5lz chromosome 11, ASM2569854v1, whole genome shotgun sequence harbors:
- the LOC105803820 gene encoding LOW QUALITY PROTEIN: transcription repressor OFP7 (The sequence of the model RefSeq protein was modified relative to this genomic sequence to represent the inferred CDS: inserted 2 bases in 1 codon; substituted 2 bases at 2 genomic stop codons), translated as MAXRFKLKISRVFFPSFQSCRSKNPSDFPNPMFNSLHLPPPXPHKPSSLELPPYSSLKHHVSTAFSSMGCGLXPRFSAQCSSETDCCNDSPPRPTPEFHWEREDRRHVITKVHDDDHTPRRKIYNISENDDDFFISRSKPLNMEMKRKRRYKKKKTTPSFDDEETETVVSSSGSFSADSFSEFNANLESIRETMPMRHGKRRKKNKKVKKSTRRNEMMMQEMSESPARLWSFLQWVVVPCTVEGKVRESFAVVKKSEDPYKDFNRSMMEMILQKQLFEDEDLEQLLHCFLSLNSRHHHGTIVQAFTENWEALFSRRSTSVGVSCALN; from the exons ATGGCGTAACGCTTCAAGCTTAAGATATCGCGTGTCTTCTTCCCTTCCTTCCAATCTTGCCGCTCCAAAAATCCTTCTGATTTCCCTAACCCTATGTTCAATTCCCTCCATTTACCGCCACC ACCGCACAAACCATCGTCCTTAGAGCTTCCTCCTTACTCCTCCCTCAAACATCACGTTTCCACCGCGTTCTCCTCAATGGGTTGCGGCCTCTGACCAAGATTTTCTGCGCAGTGTTCCTCTGAGACTGACTGTTGCAATGACTCACCTCCGCGACCAACACCAGAGTTTCATTGGGAAAGAGAAGATAGAAGGCACGTGATCACCAAAGTTCACGATGACGACCACACCCCCCGTCGCAAAATCTACAATATCTCTGAAAATGACGATGACTTTTTTATCTCTCGATCTAAGCCTCTCAACATGGAGATGAAGAGAAAACGACGatacaaaaagaagaaaacgaCACCGAGCTTTGACGATGAAGAAACAGAAACCGTAGTCTCATCTTCTGGGAGCTTCTCGGCTGATTCCTTTTCAGAGTTCAACGCTAACTTGGAAAGCATACGTGAAACAATGCCAATGAGGCATGGAAAgaggagaaagaaaaacaagaaagtgaagaaaTCAACTAGAAGGAATGAGATGATGATGCAGGAGATGAGCGAATCGCCAGCGAGATTGTGGAGCTTTTTGCAATGGGTGGTGGTACCTTGCACGGTGGAAGGGAAAGTGAGGGAGAGTTTTGCAGTGGTGAAGAAATCGGAGGATCCCTATAAGGATTTTAACAGGTCAATGATGGAGATGATATTGCAGAAACAACTGTTTGAAGATGAAGATTTGGAACAACTCTTGCATTGTTTCTTGTCTTTGAATTCAAGGCATCATCATGGGACTATTGTACAGGCTTTTACTGAGAATTGGGAGGCTTTGTTTTCTCGAAGATCGACTAGTGTTGGGGTTTCTTGTGCTcttaattaa
- the LOC105803819 gene encoding uncharacterized protein LOC105803819, which translates to MKFYLKLQMKNTLLVRHFVSLLIVGFCCLSSVPVLAQNGPLTDYVKLISGGVNLGAWNNEISELPQAPAPTTYESPSTLVLAAQRTNRPDLLRHFKHYHGGWNITNRHYWAIGCILLSVGQDEFHGEVLHTLKYVVNQSDYTVQILNNVTQYLSLAKTINVAELFLPSNAITDTDKLNIDLNAAADTLREKTDENAVKIRRVFNAVQLALISVAAVMLILALLGLLLSVLGHQHVIHIFIVSGWLLVAITFILCGVFVILNNAISDTCLAKEE; encoded by the exons ATGAAATTTTACTTAAAGCTGCAAATGAAGAACACCCTTTTAGTTAGACACTTCGTTTCCTTGCTTATTGTTGGATTTTGTTGTTTGAGCTCAGTTCCAGTTTTGGCTCAAAATGGACCGCTCACAGATTATGTCAAGCTCATTTCTG GAGGGGTGAATTTAGGTGCATGGAATAATGAGATATCAGAACTGCCACAAGCACCAGCGCCAACAACTTATGAGTCTCCAAGCACGCTGGTGTTGGCAGCACAAAGGACAAATAGGCCAGACCTTCTGCGCCATTTCAAGCATTATCACGGTGGTTGGAATATTACCAACCGCCACTACTGGGCG ATTGGATGCATTCTTCTTTCGGTTGGGCAAGATGAGTTTCATGGTGAAGTGTTGCATACtttgaaatatgttgtaaaccAGTCAGACTACACTGTGCAAATCCTAAATAATGTTACACAATACCTTTCTCTTGCAAAAACCATCAATGTGGCCGAGTTGTTCCTTCCTTCCAATGCCATTACTGACACTGACAAGTTGAACATAGATCTAAATGCAGCAGCAGATACACTTAGAGAGAAGACCGATGAAAACGCTGTCAAAATAAGAAGAGTCTTCAATGCTGT GCAATTGGCATTGATCTCCGTGGCAGCAGTGATGCTAATTTTGGCCCTGCTTGGTCTTT TGTTGTCTGTTCTAGGGCACCAACATGTCATTCACAT ATTCATAGTGAGCGGCTGGTTACTAGTTGCTATTACTTTCATCCTTTGTGGAGTTTTTGTAATCCTGAACAA TGCGATTTCCGACACTTGTTTGGCTAAGGAAGAATAG